A portion of the Acidisarcina polymorpha genome contains these proteins:
- a CDS encoding flagella basal body P-ring formation protein FlgA: MSSISGGKWRPGTAMRAIVISGLLLAALPSSGTGFASNTIGLRPFPGDQDAAGLRADSSTQTDGCHSGYRRLSVMRDFVLRRSWFVLERCAHPEMPNVAIESLAFDHSGQGSVAPYSSAGGLNAQSVQADNNHERKTGSALPLVLAGSRVRLWRQDPIARIDLSGVALESGLYGSLVKVRLTSGGNVLQGIVRSTGSVELNSIAGPGFTREDQ, from the coding sequence ATGAGTTCTATAAGTGGGGGGAAGTGGCGTCCAGGTACAGCCATGCGAGCCATCGTGATCAGTGGCTTGCTCTTGGCGGCTTTACCGTCGAGCGGAACCGGTTTTGCTAGCAACACTATCGGCCTTCGCCCATTTCCGGGGGACCAGGACGCTGCTGGCCTGCGAGCGGACTCGTCAACCCAAACCGATGGTTGTCACAGCGGCTATCGCCGCTTGTCTGTTATGCGAGATTTCGTTCTTCGGCGGTCTTGGTTTGTTTTGGAACGATGCGCTCATCCCGAGATGCCGAACGTCGCCATAGAGTCACTCGCGTTTGACCACTCCGGCCAGGGCTCTGTTGCTCCTTACTCCAGCGCAGGAGGATTGAATGCACAGTCGGTGCAAGCCGACAACAATCACGAAAGAAAGACCGGCAGCGCGCTACCCTTGGTCCTGGCCGGCAGCCGCGTTCGCTTATGGCGGCAGGATCCCATCGCGCGCATCGATCTCTCCGGAGTCGCGCTCGAGAGCGGGCTGTATGGCTCGCTTGTCAAAGTTCGCCTCACTTCTGGGGGCAATGTGCTGCAGGGAATCGTACGCTCCACGGGTTCAGTTGAGTTGAATTCAATCGCTGGGCCTGGTTTTACACGCGAGGACCAGTGA
- a CDS encoding flagellar basal body L-ring protein FlgH: MKIRPRHFSQCLFERSTRTRRGVIIVALVLWGRAGLFSQSSTQTSGGQAVSNPAGVAPGYAQEQGRWMKRIAPSKPAPADIALSAYIERVRGDYRIDPPTTGSLWIVNGRLTHLSTDLKARNLHDVISVVVSESLSASTDGTVKNSRASNMSSAISSLFGSLAVNNRLQNLFNQTSSSGLNAQGQSVSNSNLATTLGGEVVEVLPNGMLVIQAVRQVTFSQQTQTIRLRGVVRPEDVSALNQVPSTAITNLELEVAGKGIINDYTYRPNFIVRLFQRLLVF, translated from the coding sequence GTGAAGATCCGGCCCCGGCACTTCTCTCAATGTCTCTTCGAGCGTTCTACTCGGACACGCAGAGGCGTCATCATTGTTGCCTTGGTGCTCTGGGGGAGGGCCGGATTGTTTTCGCAGTCCTCAACCCAGACGAGCGGCGGTCAGGCTGTTTCTAACCCAGCCGGCGTCGCGCCTGGCTACGCACAAGAACAAGGGCGATGGATGAAGAGGATCGCACCATCCAAGCCGGCGCCGGCTGATATCGCGCTCTCTGCGTATATCGAACGGGTGCGCGGAGACTATCGCATCGACCCCCCCACGACCGGATCGCTATGGATCGTCAATGGCCGACTGACCCACTTGTCGACCGATCTCAAGGCCAGGAATCTCCATGATGTCATCTCGGTCGTCGTGTCGGAGAGCCTCTCGGCCTCCACCGACGGTACGGTGAAGAACTCGCGAGCCTCGAATATGAGTTCCGCAATCTCCTCACTCTTCGGTTCTCTGGCAGTCAATAATCGCCTTCAGAACCTCTTCAATCAGACCTCCAGCTCCGGCCTCAATGCGCAAGGGCAAAGCGTTTCAAACTCCAACCTGGCAACCACCCTAGGCGGCGAAGTGGTTGAAGTGTTGCCGAACGGAATGCTGGTTATTCAGGCGGTGCGTCAGGTGACCTTCAGCCAGCAGACTCAGACCATTCGCTTGCGGGGCGTGGTGCGGCCTGAGGATGTGAGTGCGCTCAATCAGGTACCGTCGACTGCGATCACTAATCTCGAGCTCGAGGTAGCCGGCAAGGGCATTATCAACGATTACACGTATCGTCCAAATTTTATCGTGCGGCTCTTCCAGCGGTTGCTGGTGTTCTAG
- the flgM gene encoding flagellar biosynthesis anti-sigma factor FlgM has protein sequence MSIQWNSSSPQSIPKDTTVIRTAGASFKPTETIEPSNSHPSLDGDAAHLSPAALLASASSSLPDVRSEKVASIQEALANGSYSVSSTDVADKLIDHLLHS, from the coding sequence ATGAGTATTCAATGGAATTCAAGTTCACCGCAATCGATTCCGAAAGATACCACAGTCATCAGGACAGCGGGCGCTTCCTTTAAACCGACTGAAACGATTGAGCCGAGTAACTCGCATCCGAGCTTAGATGGAGACGCAGCCCATTTGAGCCCGGCCGCCCTACTGGCGTCGGCCTCTTCGTCCCTCCCCGATGTGCGCTCTGAAAAGGTGGCGTCCATTCAAGAGGCACTTGCTAACGGGAGCTACTCCGTGAGCTCCACCGATGTGGCGGACAAGTTGATTGATCATCTGCTACATAGCTAA
- a CDS encoding flagellar basal body P-ring protein FlgI yields the protein MKDVATVEGIRDNQLVGYGLVVGLHGTGDSTQAVFPVQTLISTLERMGVTLPQTGGASTLRVQNMAAVFVTATMGPFLRPGNRLDLTISSAGDARSLEGGVLLMTPLYGPDGLIYAQGQGPLVLGGYEITSNGNSKQFNHPTTGRIPDGAIVERQVPLELKQMHSFSLLLNEADFRTAERMAGAINQELKRPLAIAVDSRRVDLEPAATEDMPALLAEVEAVEVEVYPRAKVVVNERTGTVVIGGDVRLQPVSILHGGLTVNVVSEFQVSQPNSFGQGATQVVQQTQLQTQDRPVSHIELKKGATVDDLVQNLQQIGATARDIISILQAMKEAGALEAELEVL from the coding sequence GTGAAAGATGTAGCCACTGTTGAAGGCATCCGCGACAATCAATTGGTGGGTTACGGCTTAGTGGTCGGATTGCATGGTACTGGAGACAGCACTCAAGCAGTGTTTCCTGTTCAAACTCTAATTTCTACTCTCGAACGGATGGGGGTGACACTGCCCCAAACCGGAGGAGCGTCGACGCTGCGCGTCCAAAATATGGCAGCAGTATTTGTCACCGCAACGATGGGACCTTTCTTGCGTCCGGGAAATCGACTCGATCTGACGATCTCGTCGGCGGGTGACGCCCGAAGTCTTGAAGGCGGCGTACTGCTGATGACTCCGCTCTACGGGCCGGACGGGCTGATCTATGCGCAGGGTCAAGGTCCTCTCGTATTGGGGGGCTATGAAATCACGAGCAATGGGAACAGCAAGCAGTTTAACCATCCGACCACCGGCCGGATTCCGGATGGAGCGATCGTCGAACGGCAGGTGCCGCTTGAGCTGAAGCAAATGCACAGCTTTTCGCTGCTCCTCAATGAGGCCGACTTTCGCACTGCCGAGCGTATGGCCGGAGCGATCAACCAGGAGTTGAAGCGGCCACTGGCGATCGCCGTAGACAGCCGCCGGGTCGACCTCGAGCCAGCAGCGACGGAAGATATGCCCGCGCTGCTGGCCGAGGTCGAAGCGGTTGAAGTCGAGGTCTATCCTCGGGCCAAGGTGGTGGTCAATGAACGGACCGGAACCGTAGTGATTGGGGGCGACGTCCGCCTCCAGCCGGTGTCGATCCTTCACGGCGGCCTGACTGTCAACGTTGTCAGCGAATTTCAGGTATCGCAGCCAAATTCCTTTGGTCAGGGAGCGACCCAGGTTGTTCAGCAAACGCAGCTTCAGACGCAAGACCGCCCAGTGAGTCATATCGAGTTGAAAAAGGGAGCCACGGTGGACGATCTCGTCCAAAACCTGCAACAGATCGGGGCAACAGCGCGGGACATCATCTCGATTCTGCAGGCGATGAAGGAAGCGGGCGCTCTTGAAGCCGAATTGGAGGTATTGTGA
- a CDS encoding HAD family hydrolase, which yields MLEAVLCDMDGTLVDSNALHAEAWSRTFAHFGIVVGFDEALHQIGKGGDQIIPTFVSRESLPRLEKPIKEYRSSLFHREYFNRIKAFPGSRELLLKMRAVGLRIAVASSSEKDDLEKLKEIAGIADLVEKETSSDDANQSKPEPDIFQAALDRLGVQPAEAIALGDTPWDIEAASKAGVPTIAVTSGGWTEEELLQAGAIEVYKDVHEISEMFTKSRLNRREVAA from the coding sequence ATGCTGGAAGCAGTCTTATGCGACATGGATGGCACGCTGGTCGACAGCAACGCGCTCCATGCGGAAGCCTGGAGCAGGACCTTTGCGCACTTCGGGATTGTGGTGGGCTTCGACGAAGCCTTGCATCAAATCGGCAAAGGCGGGGATCAAATTATTCCAACTTTTGTCTCTCGCGAAAGTCTGCCTAGACTTGAGAAGCCGATCAAGGAGTATCGCAGTAGCTTGTTTCACCGCGAGTACTTCAACAGAATTAAGGCATTTCCTGGTTCACGCGAGTTATTGTTGAAGATGCGCGCCGTTGGCTTGCGCATAGCCGTTGCAAGCTCATCGGAAAAGGATGACCTCGAAAAACTGAAGGAGATAGCTGGGATCGCTGATCTAGTCGAGAAGGAAACTTCGAGCGATGACGCGAATCAATCAAAGCCTGAGCCCGACATCTTTCAAGCGGCTCTCGATCGACTTGGCGTGCAACCTGCGGAGGCCATCGCCTTAGGGGATACACCATGGGATATCGAAGCGGCAAGCAAGGCCGGTGTCCCTACGATTGCAGTCACCAGCGGAGGGTGGACCGAGGAGGAACTTCTGCAAGCCGGAGCCATCGAAGTCTACAAAGATGTCCACGAGATCTCTGAGATGTTCACAAAATCCAGGCTGAACCGGCGAGAGGTTGCAGCCTAA
- a CDS encoding flagellar hook-associated protein 3 encodes MRVDPLYVPSLVNSLDTVSATEQTLSQELSSGSRVTSLSDDPGAAADNVVLTAQVAQNDTFTQTASTTEGRLQLSDSALGSVVSQLTAAISAATAANNSTLNSTNVIGYSNQLAGIRDEVLSLANTSYLGGFLFAGSQGSTTPFTLNNSGVPAVVVYNGDNNTTSIQTPTGQAIQLNLTGSQVFTTGVAGTDVFQTLNALVADFATGTPSATAVADTEALSTALNHVSDQRVILDGNITALQNAATYTQAESAGLLAEQTTLLQADFGKVTTQLSAAETQQTALYDVISTLEKGSLFDYIGH; translated from the coding sequence ATGCGCGTCGATCCACTCTACGTACCAAGTCTGGTCAACTCGCTCGACACTGTCTCGGCCACCGAGCAGACGCTTTCTCAGGAGCTGTCGAGCGGTTCGCGAGTCACCAGCCTCTCCGATGATCCAGGCGCTGCAGCTGACAACGTTGTGTTGACGGCGCAAGTTGCACAAAACGACACTTTCACGCAAACGGCCTCGACGACCGAGGGGAGGCTGCAGCTCAGCGACTCGGCCTTGGGTTCGGTCGTGAGCCAACTGACTGCGGCAATTTCAGCCGCGACCGCGGCGAACAACAGCACGCTTAATAGTACGAATGTGATCGGCTATTCGAATCAGCTCGCGGGCATTCGAGACGAAGTTTTATCACTCGCGAATACCAGCTATCTGGGTGGTTTCCTGTTTGCCGGAAGTCAGGGCAGCACCACGCCCTTTACCCTGAACAATTCAGGAGTACCGGCGGTGGTGGTCTACAACGGGGACAATAATACAACCTCCATACAGACGCCAACCGGGCAGGCCATCCAGCTCAACCTGACCGGCAGTCAGGTCTTCACTACTGGAGTTGCCGGGACCGATGTCTTTCAAACGCTAAATGCTTTAGTGGCCGACTTTGCGACTGGAACTCCCTCAGCGACCGCCGTGGCGGACACCGAGGCGCTGAGCACAGCCCTCAACCACGTAAGCGATCAGCGGGTGATTCTCGACGGCAACATAACCGCGCTTCAAAATGCGGCGACCTATACACAGGCAGAGTCGGCAGGTTTGCTTGCAGAGCAAACCACCCTTCTGCAGGCGGATTTCGGTAAGGTGACGACCCAACTGAGTGCGGCGGAGACTCAACAGACTGCCCTCTATGATGTGATATCGACGCTCGAGAAGGGAAGTCTCTTTGACTATATCGGGCATTAA
- the flgK gene encoding flagellar hook-associated protein FlgK: protein MATLNSAWNIAVSSLNADQAALNASANNTANVNTPGYTRKEAIFDENIPVTIAGLTYGTGASVIDIQSQRDRVLEQSVDQQTQTQQATATRLAALQNVQAVFAAATSTTAGAANGGINSSLSQFFAALTPLEGNPSDTSLRETVLSAAVSLVESFSGSITELQQQQASLDAESQSVVTQVNALSKSIAGLNQQIQTLDPTSDAGGLEDQRQYDLNQLSQLVGISQIKTENNGLTVTTTSGALLVSEGTAFALTSGPSAGVTHYFDAQGNDITTPLASGGGQLGGYLTTRDQDIPHVEGALDALAGGLANRLNAIQQSGSTASGASAAGYPLFTVPASGGSPGSIAGGITVAISDPTLVAAGTAGKGPSDGSNAVLLANVQTSPQTFAAQPGSPYQVTAPVSPTNYFADFIATLGSLVSQTSSLSTAQQASLAQTQTQRDSLSAVNTNDEASTLSLLERSYEASSKVFTILDTVFASALNLGEQTTVA, encoded by the coding sequence ATGGCTACACTCAACTCCGCATGGAACATCGCAGTCTCCTCGCTCAATGCCGATCAAGCGGCGCTGAACGCCAGTGCGAACAACACTGCGAATGTCAACACCCCTGGCTACACCCGTAAAGAAGCGATCTTTGACGAAAACATTCCAGTCACGATAGCGGGATTGACTTATGGGACGGGTGCAAGCGTCATCGATATTCAGTCGCAGCGCGACCGGGTGCTTGAGCAGAGTGTCGATCAGCAGACCCAGACCCAGCAGGCCACCGCCACCCGGCTGGCTGCGCTGCAGAATGTCCAAGCAGTGTTTGCGGCGGCAACCTCAACCACTGCGGGAGCGGCGAATGGCGGGATAAACTCCTCGCTGAGCCAATTCTTCGCCGCACTCACTCCGCTCGAGGGTAACCCTAGCGACACTTCGCTCCGAGAGACGGTTTTAAGCGCGGCGGTTAGCCTCGTAGAAAGCTTTTCCGGCTCTATCACCGAGCTCCAGCAACAACAGGCTTCGCTCGATGCAGAGAGCCAGAGCGTCGTTACCCAGGTCAATGCATTGTCGAAGTCGATCGCCGGGCTGAATCAACAGATCCAGACGCTCGACCCGACAAGCGACGCTGGCGGGCTTGAGGACCAACGGCAGTACGACCTCAATCAGCTGTCGCAGTTGGTAGGAATCAGCCAAATCAAAACCGAAAACAATGGTCTGACCGTAACTACTACGAGCGGCGCCTTGCTGGTCTCGGAAGGGACCGCCTTTGCGCTGACCTCCGGTCCTTCGGCTGGAGTGACGCACTATTTCGACGCTCAAGGCAATGACATTACCACTCCCCTCGCTTCAGGAGGCGGTCAGCTGGGTGGGTATCTAACCACCCGCGACCAGGACATTCCCCACGTGGAAGGTGCGCTCGATGCCTTAGCCGGGGGGTTGGCTAACCGGCTGAATGCGATCCAGCAATCGGGATCGACGGCGAGCGGCGCTTCTGCTGCCGGATACCCGCTCTTTACTGTCCCTGCGAGTGGCGGATCGCCTGGGTCGATCGCTGGAGGCATCACGGTGGCAATTTCCGACCCTACTCTGGTGGCGGCAGGCACTGCAGGGAAAGGCCCTTCCGACGGTTCAAACGCGGTGCTACTGGCGAATGTACAAACCTCGCCGCAGACCTTCGCTGCTCAGCCGGGAAGCCCTTATCAAGTGACGGCCCCCGTCTCTCCCACCAACTACTTCGCGGACTTTATCGCGACTCTGGGAAGTCTGGTTTCGCAGACATCCTCTCTGAGCACTGCGCAACAGGCTTCCCTGGCCCAAACTCAAACCCAGCGAGACTCACTTTCCGCAGTCAATACAAACGATGAGGCATCGACACTCTCGCTGCTTGAGCGTTCTTACGAGGCCTCCTCGAAGGTATTCACAATCTTGGACACGGTCTTTGCTTCGGCGCTCAATCTGGGCGAACAGACAACAGTCGCTTAG
- a CDS encoding efflux RND transporter periplasmic adaptor subunit, with the protein MATGQRSFLNRSFLNRSCLDRSGPWGVDLSDSNPFIGTLIYWRLALDSTTLLRTTIAARTNNRWIWVATVLLAAGVFYSIRMLTRSRLPIRVALVQKGDIVSNSSTNGIVEPQVNFEAHAPYPGLVKAVYVHEGDKIKAGELLVAMNDSEARTRVAAALSGLRAAQASYDAVSKGGTQQERYTFAGDLNRTQADRDQAEKQLATLKKLVAQGSASPNEVAAAQQRLDQANASLHILSQRSQAPYSPLDLERAKAALADAQSAYDAAQQTLAQTTVRAPFAGTVYSLPVSATEFVQQGDRLLEVADLTKVQVRAYFDEPEIGQLAVGLPIKIVWDALPGRSWQGHISRVPSTVITYTTRHVGAAIVTVDNADGRLLPDTNVTVTVTTGSISGVLEIPREALHSGEGRDFVYVLDGEKLRRVPVKVGVNNLTAIQIVSGLQEGQTVAVGTTNGQPIVDGVPVKVVR; encoded by the coding sequence ATGGCGACGGGGCAGAGATCCTTCCTGAATCGCTCCTTCCTGAATCGCTCCTGCCTGGATCGCTCCGGGCCGTGGGGGGTGGATCTTTCTGACTCGAATCCTTTCATTGGGACTCTTATATACTGGCGTCTGGCTCTTGATTCGACCACTCTCCTGAGGACGACTATCGCGGCACGAACGAACAACCGATGGATATGGGTCGCTACTGTGCTTCTTGCGGCGGGCGTGTTTTATTCCATTCGGATGCTGACCCGCTCCAGGCTGCCCATCCGCGTCGCCCTGGTGCAGAAGGGCGACATTGTGAGCAACAGTTCGACCAACGGCATCGTTGAGCCGCAGGTGAACTTTGAGGCGCATGCTCCCTATCCAGGCTTGGTGAAGGCCGTGTATGTCCATGAGGGTGACAAGATTAAGGCAGGCGAGCTCCTGGTTGCCATGAACGACTCCGAGGCACGGACGCGGGTGGCGGCGGCACTTAGCGGGTTACGCGCGGCCCAGGCAAGTTACGATGCCGTGAGCAAGGGTGGCACTCAACAGGAGCGGTATACCTTCGCTGGCGACCTGAATCGAACGCAAGCCGACCGGGACCAGGCGGAAAAACAGTTGGCCACGCTCAAAAAGCTGGTTGCGCAAGGTTCGGCCTCCCCCAACGAAGTGGCCGCCGCTCAGCAGCGTCTCGATCAGGCCAATGCCTCGCTCCACATATTGAGCCAGCGCAGTCAGGCACCCTACTCGCCGCTGGATCTGGAGCGCGCTAAAGCGGCTCTGGCCGACGCCCAGTCTGCCTATGATGCCGCTCAGCAGACGCTAGCGCAGACGACTGTGCGCGCTCCTTTCGCTGGCACCGTGTATTCACTGCCGGTGAGCGCGACTGAGTTTGTCCAGCAGGGCGACCGGCTCCTCGAGGTAGCCGATCTGACGAAAGTTCAGGTGCGCGCCTACTTCGATGAACCCGAAATAGGCCAGTTGGCCGTCGGGTTGCCGATCAAGATTGTTTGGGATGCTCTACCAGGTCGCTCCTGGCAGGGCCATATCTCCCGCGTTCCGTCGACGGTGATTACCTATACGACCCGGCACGTCGGGGCAGCCATCGTGACCGTCGATAATGCTGATGGCAGGCTGTTGCCGGACACAAACGTAACCGTCACCGTGACTACCGGCAGTATTTCGGGTGTCCTTGAGATTCCTCGGGAGGCCTTGCATTCTGGCGAGGGTCGTGACTTTGTTTATGTACTGGACGGGGAGAAGCTTCGCCGCGTCCCGGTCAAGGTCGGCGTGAACAACCTGACGGCCATCCAGATCGTCTCGGGACTTCAGGAGGGGCAGACCGTCGCGGTGGGGACGACCAATGGACAGCCCATTGTTGACGGAGTGCCTGTCAAGGTTGTTCGTTGA